A genomic segment from Spirosoma sp. SC4-14 encodes:
- a CDS encoding LytTR family DNA-binding domain-containing protein, with amino-acid sequence MNPSSSPSSHLSKSPMDVSTGDLLVVQNLKRQLSETLQILGQLPANGSFIDDDYFYVQTARRLQKVYFHDIIWIESERNYVTIFTIAEVLTVHRPISKVEEQLPKNLFSRVHKSFIVANQRVDFVEKDQIGLRRAEGTIRIPLGPQFKKTFIKSLDHNTLK; translated from the coding sequence ATGAATCCTTCAAGTAGCCCAAGCTCGCATCTCTCTAAATCGCCAATGGATGTATCCACCGGCGATTTACTGGTTGTTCAAAATCTTAAACGCCAATTGTCCGAAACGTTACAAATTTTGGGGCAATTACCTGCCAATGGTTCATTCATCGATGATGATTATTTTTATGTACAGACCGCCCGTCGGTTGCAAAAAGTGTACTTTCATGACATAATTTGGATTGAAAGTGAGCGTAATTACGTGACAATTTTCACAATTGCTGAAGTATTGACGGTTCACCGACCCATCTCTAAAGTAGAAGAGCAACTCCCCAAGAACTTATTTTCTCGGGTTCACAAATCCTTTATTGTTGCCAATCAAAGAGTTGACTTTGTTGAAAAGGATCAAATAGGATTGCGCCGGGCAGAAGGGACGATACGCATACCTTTGGGACCCCAGTTCAAAAAAACATTTATTAAATCATTGGATCACAACACTCTTAAGTGA
- a CDS encoding SRPBCC family protein gives MSKAIIISGNRVVKTTIENAYQSLIDPAKQVKWNTLYLEATIEPKGEIKDGSVMPGNFKGSGKASVTFQNVQPTKEFTHFSKIKMFNFFNIGEFHHTYKVEDKSGQTEITQTVSFEPKSLGLILKSVIVNNFKKRLPESFDEFQKYVEVSNS, from the coding sequence ATGAGCAAAGCAATAATTATTTCAGGTAACAGAGTCGTAAAAACTACTATTGAAAATGCCTATCAAAGCCTGATAGACCCAGCTAAGCAAGTAAAATGGAACACACTTTATTTAGAGGCAACAATTGAGCCCAAAGGCGAAATAAAGGATGGCTCCGTGATGCCAGGAAATTTTAAAGGTTCGGGAAAAGCAAGTGTTACTTTTCAAAATGTGCAACCAACTAAGGAGTTTACGCATTTTTCAAAAATAAAAATGTTTAACTTCTTTAATATTGGTGAGTTTCATCATACTTACAAGGTAGAAGACAAAAGTGGACAGACAGAGATTACGCAAACCGTTTCTTTTGAACCTAAAAGTTTGGGGTTAATTTTGAAAAGTGTGATTGTAAATAACTTCAAGAAAAGATTACCCGAAAGTTTTGACGAATTCCAAAAATATGTGGAAGTTTCTAATTCGTAA
- a CDS encoding transposase has product MQGRKDYTEKRITCFQLSSRVPEHNFYRRLKEALDLTFIYEVTKQLYGQTGNPSIDPVIFFKFMLIGCLENITSDRKLVEHCAMRLDMLYFLG; this is encoded by the coding sequence ATGCAAGGCCGAAAAGATTATACCGAAAAGCGAATCACTTGTTTTCAGCTGTCCAGCCGCGTCCCTGAACATAATTTCTACCGCCGATTAAAGGAGGCGCTCGACCTGACCTTCATCTATGAGGTCACTAAACAGCTCTATGGCCAGACAGGAAACCCTTCAATTGATCCAGTTATATTCTTTAAGTTCATGCTCATCGGTTGCCTGGAGAATATTACTTCCGACAGAAAACTGGTCGAGCATTGCGCCATGCGGTTGGATATGTTGTATTTTCTGGGCTAG
- a CDS encoding mechanosensitive ion channel family protein translates to MNQLTTFAQQLQTLAVLYLPRVLIAVPALLIGWWLIGRASQLLGWTTAHLDVSLSSFLRSLVNIVLKVLLLVSVAGIVGFETTSFVAVLGAAGLAVGLALQGTLANFAGGVLILMLKPYVVGDTIEAQGKSGEVVEILIFNTILVTPQGDAVILPNGATSNNVIVNKTVQNRSLVDIATELESPTDLAALRAWAGPLLAADADVLPVPAPQVVVTALRPGSLAVSFRAYTIAGRSVPAQDRLTEALQLAFAQHDLRGPVPVSHSYVGPLPG, encoded by the coding sequence ATGAACCAGCTAACCACCTTTGCCCAGCAGCTGCAGACTCTAGCTGTGCTTTACCTGCCACGCGTGCTGATTGCGGTCCCGGCCCTGCTAATTGGCTGGTGGCTGATTGGCCGCGCCAGCCAACTGCTGGGCTGGACCACGGCCCACCTCGATGTTTCGCTGAGCTCGTTTCTGCGCAGTCTGGTCAACATCGTGCTCAAGGTATTGCTGCTGGTTTCGGTAGCCGGCATAGTGGGGTTTGAAACTACTTCGTTCGTGGCCGTGCTGGGGGCGGCGGGGCTGGCAGTGGGTCTGGCTTTGCAGGGCACGCTGGCCAATTTCGCTGGCGGGGTACTTATTCTGATGCTCAAGCCTTACGTGGTGGGCGACACCATTGAGGCCCAGGGCAAAAGCGGGGAAGTGGTCGAAATTCTGATTTTCAACACCATCCTCGTTACCCCGCAGGGCGACGCCGTGATTCTGCCCAATGGGGCCACATCGAACAACGTCATCGTAAATAAAACGGTCCAAAACCGCTCGTTGGTCGACATCGCCACCGAGCTCGAAAGTCCCACCGACCTGGCTGCCCTGCGCGCCTGGGCCGGGCCGCTTCTGGCCGCCGATGCCGATGTGCTGCCCGTGCCAGCCCCGCAGGTGGTAGTTACGGCGCTGCGGCCGGGCAGCCTAGCGGTGTCGTTCCGGGCCTATACCATTGCCGGGCGCAGCGTGCCGGCGCAGGATCGCCTCACCGAGGCGCTGCAGCTGGCGTTCGCGCAGCACGACTTGCGCGGACCGGTGCCTGTATCGCACAGCTACGTGGGCCCGCTTCCGGGGTAA
- the ygiD gene encoding 4,5-DOPA dioxygenase extradiol encodes MLTLPALKTLADSLPEQDIQMPVLFIGHGSPMNAIEDNEFSERWRRLGQEIPAPKAVLCVSAHWLTRGTFVTAMNRPRTIHDFGGFPRALFDVEYPAPGAPELAHELQAALAPAPVGLDHGTWSVVRQMYPQATIPVLQLSLDYTRPAAWHYDLGKQLAGLRKKGVLVIGSGNMVHNLRLLVLPPDGHANGAYGHDWALEMNDIFKRNILVGDHQALIQYKSLGPAATLAVPSIDHYFPLLYALALQEKNEAPLMFNDKVVAGSLTMTSVKFG; translated from the coding sequence ATGCTGACCCTTCCTGCTCTAAAAACCCTAGCCGATAGCCTGCCCGAGCAGGACATACAGATGCCCGTCCTCTTCATCGGGCACGGCTCGCCGATGAATGCCATCGAGGACAACGAGTTCTCCGAGCGCTGGCGCCGCCTGGGCCAAGAGATTCCGGCCCCGAAAGCCGTGCTGTGCGTCTCGGCGCACTGGCTCACGCGCGGTACCTTCGTCACGGCCATGAACCGCCCCCGCACCATCCACGACTTCGGGGGCTTTCCACGAGCGTTGTTCGACGTGGAGTACCCGGCCCCCGGAGCGCCCGAGCTGGCCCACGAGCTTCAGGCCGCCCTGGCCCCCGCGCCCGTGGGCCTCGACCACGGCACCTGGAGCGTCGTCCGGCAGATGTACCCGCAGGCCACCATCCCCGTGCTGCAGCTGAGCCTAGACTATACCCGGCCCGCCGCGTGGCACTACGACCTGGGCAAGCAGCTGGCCGGGCTGCGCAAAAAAGGCGTGCTCGTCATCGGCTCGGGCAACATGGTGCACAACCTGCGCCTGTTGGTCCTGCCCCCGGACGGCCACGCCAACGGTGCCTACGGTCACGACTGGGCCCTGGAGATGAACGACATTTTCAAGCGCAACATCCTGGTCGGCGACCACCAGGCGCTAATTCAGTACAAAAGCCTGGGGCCAGCCGCCACGCTCGCTGTGCCGTCGATAGACCATTACTTCCCGCTGCTCTACGCCCTAGCGCTGCAAGAGAAAAACGAAGCGCCCCTGATGTTCAACGACAAAGTCGTGGCCGGCTCGCTGACCATGACATCCGTCAAATTTGGGTAA
- a CDS encoding recombinase family protein codes for MSAKSTDQPKRVALYARVSTLDKGQDPDTQLRPLREYAHHRGFLIAGEYIDQASGISQERRHYRLMVEAARKRKIDVVLVWRYDRFARSTQALVNALKEFQNLNVDFISYQENIDTTTPTGELIFHVMASLAQFESSLISQRVKAGMARAKAQGKQISRPKLQATKLHQILELQKAGLSLNQISIRSGVAYGTVYNYLAKKKG; via the coding sequence ATGTCAGCTAAATCAACGGATCAGCCTAAACGGGTAGCTCTATACGCCCGCGTGTCGACGTTGGATAAGGGGCAGGATCCGGATACTCAACTTCGGCCACTAAGAGAGTATGCCCATCACCGGGGATTCCTCATTGCCGGGGAGTACATTGATCAAGCTTCGGGTATCAGCCAAGAGCGCCGACACTATCGGCTGATGGTCGAGGCTGCCCGTAAACGAAAGATTGATGTGGTGCTGGTTTGGCGCTACGATCGCTTTGCCCGTTCTACCCAGGCTCTGGTGAATGCGCTCAAGGAGTTCCAGAACCTGAACGTCGACTTCATCTCCTACCAGGAAAATATTGACACCACCACGCCTACGGGTGAGTTAATCTTCCATGTGATGGCTTCGCTGGCCCAATTCGAGAGTTCGCTCATTAGTCAGCGGGTCAAAGCTGGCATGGCTCGGGCAAAAGCACAAGGCAAACAAATATCCCGGCCCAAGCTACAAGCCACTAAGCTGCACCAGATCCTGGAACTGCAAAAAGCAGGATTGTCACTGAATCAGATCAGTATCCGATCCGGAGTCGCTTACGGAACGGTGTATAATTATCTGGCTAAGAAAAAGGGATAA
- a CDS encoding nuclear transport factor 2 family protein has product MSNKELVKTAMTALFANRDLSAIEKYWGTEYIQHNPHIASGHEAIRSIIAGLGSDFKYEPGLVLEDGDFVVIHGRYTGWAAKPMLAADYFKVKDGKLVEHWDVMQEEVPLEQTAAKTAMFPIA; this is encoded by the coding sequence ATGAGCAACAAAGAACTAGTAAAAACCGCCATGACGGCCCTGTTCGCCAACCGCGACCTATCGGCCATCGAGAAGTACTGGGGCACTGAGTACATCCAGCACAATCCCCACATTGCCAGCGGGCACGAAGCGATAAGAAGCATCATCGCCGGCTTAGGGTCCGACTTCAAGTATGAGCCGGGCCTGGTGCTGGAAGACGGTGACTTTGTGGTCATTCACGGCCGTTACACCGGTTGGGCCGCTAAGCCCATGCTGGCCGCCGATTATTTTAAGGTGAAAGACGGCAAGCTGGTGGAACACTGGGACGTGATGCAGGAAGAAGTGCCCCTTGAGCAGACGGCCGCCAAAACGGCTATGTTCCCGATAGCATAG
- a CDS encoding S24 family peptidase, with protein MRAENGDKKHLVFQKATVVRRLLLPFFSSYVHAGTFSPATDHIEKVCDLNDLVIRNKDTTYFVRAIGDCMVDDGLWEGDIMIVDRSIEHYEGQIVVVWLDGEYIVRRYHKPDELVVLMPASKFHQPIYVQPSDNFKLFGVVSFWLKKAQVKKIFEL; from the coding sequence ATGAGAGCTGAAAACGGCGACAAAAAACATTTAGTTTTTCAAAAAGCAACAGTGGTCCGGCGTCTGCTCCTTCCCTTTTTCAGTTCGTATGTCCACGCCGGTACGTTTTCGCCCGCAACGGATCATATCGAAAAGGTGTGTGATTTAAACGATCTGGTCATTCGCAACAAGGACACAACCTACTTTGTAAGGGCCATTGGCGATTGCATGGTTGATGACGGCTTATGGGAAGGAGACATAATGATCGTAGACCGGTCAATAGAGCATTATGAAGGGCAAATTGTGGTTGTCTGGTTGGATGGCGAGTACATCGTTCGGCGTTACCATAAACCCGATGAATTGGTTGTCTTAATGCCAGCCAGTAAGTTCCATCAGCCAATTTACGTACAACCCAGCGATAACTTTAAATTGTTTGGTGTCGTTAGCTTTTGGCTAAAAAAGGCGCAAGTCAAGAAGATTTTTGAGCTATGA